In Humulus lupulus chromosome 6, drHumLupu1.1, whole genome shotgun sequence, a single genomic region encodes these proteins:
- the LOC133783949 gene encoding annexin Gh1-like, with translation MATLTVPHPVPPVGDDCDHLHKAFQGWGTNEEAIISILAHRNTSQRSLIRQTYVETYGEDLLKALDSELSSDFGRAVHLWTLHPAERDALLAHEAVRKNTTNAYYVLLEIACARSSRELFQARENYHARFKKSLEEDVAYHTTGDFRKLLVPLVSAFRYDGAEVNMALANSEAKILHEKICEKAYKDEEIIRILTTRSKAQLNATLNHYKDQFGNDINKDLKTDPKEDYLALLRSTIKCLICPEKYFEKVVRFSVKGLGTDEEALTRVIVSRAEVDMKRVMEHYYKRNSVPLETDIKGDTSGDYEGMLLALIGHHNA, from the exons ATGGCAACGCTTACGGTGCCTCATCCAGTTCCTCCCGTAGGCGACGATTGTGACCACTTACACAAAGCATTTCAAG GGTGGGGAACTAATGAAGAAGCAATAATCTCCATATTGGCGCATAGGAATACAAGCCAACGTAGTTTGATTCGCCAAACTTATGTTGAGACGTATGGAGAAGACCTCTTGAAAGCACTAGACAGTGAACTTTCAAGTGACTTTGGG AGAGCAGTGCATCTTTGGACACTGCATCCTGCTGAGCGTGATGCATTGCTAGCTCATGAAGCTGTAAGGAAGAACACGACGAATGCTTATTATGTTTTGTTGGAGATAGCTTGCGCAAGAAGTTCGCGTGAGCTGTTCCAAGCGAGGGAAAACTACCATGCTCGGTTTAAGAAATCTCTGGAGGAAGATGTTGCATATCACACCACTGGCGATTTTCGCAAG CTTTTGGTGCCTCTTGTGAGTGCATTCAGATATGATGGAGCAGAGGTCAACATGGCACTTGCTAATTCTGAGGCTAAAATACTGCATGAGAAAATCTGTGAGAAGGCTTATAAAGATGAGGAGATCATTAGGATTCTCACAACCAGAAGCAAGGCACAACTCAATGCAACACTTAACCACTATAAAGATCAGTTTGGTAATGATATCAATAAG GACTTGAAGACAGATCCAAAGGAAGACTACCTAGCATTGTTAAGAAGCACCATAAAATGCCTGATTTGTCCTGAGAAATACTTTGAGAAAGTTGTTCGTTTCTCTGTCAAAGGCCTTGGAACTGATGAGGAGGCTCTTACAAGAGTGATTGTGAGTCGAGCTGAGGTTGACATGAAACGAGTCATGGAACATTACTACAAAAGAAACAGTGTCCCACTTGAGACTGATATAAAGGGTGACACATCGGGAGACTATGAAGGCATGCTGCTTGCCTTGATTGGTCATCACAATGCCTGA